The Phaeocystidibacter marisrubri genomic interval GAGAAAGTTTCATAAACACCTAGAGTAGGATACTGATTCCTGTAATTCAACGACAGTTTAGGACAACGATCCACACCTGCAAATGCAGGGTTCAAGTACAGACTATTTGCATAGAACTGACTGAAATGCGGATCCTGCCCGTATGCAAATACGCTGGTCAGGAGTGCGAAGAATAATATTCGAGCCGATGTTCGGTTCATTGAGCCGCGAGTTTTCGAAACACAATTATACAACAAATTTAACAGCACTTCTCAACTGTCGGGATTTTCGGACAACAATTAGAAGTGCTCCTAAATAAGCAACGTTGAAAGGTCTTCCGACGTATATCGTATGTATAAGAAGGTTACTTTCGTGCTGCAATATCCTAAATTTACAAATTGTAACGGCGACTAAATCGTAAATATGTCGTCTTAACATTTAACATTTGAGTCAAAACAATACATACGAATCCATGGTTGAGTGCGTTATCAGGTCACCTAAAGCTCACTCAATGAAACCTATACTAACGCTGTTAGCCTTCGTTTTGTCCTTCTTCGCAATAGGACAGAAACACAAACTAGAATGGCAAGTGTCGGAGTATATTGGCGGCGAAGAACCTGTCGTGTATTTGACATTTGAAGGTGCATCCTACAACGGTTCACCTATGCCCAACGTTTCGGGTTCTTATTCTTTGCCTGTTGCTTCTAAGTCGCATTTGGAGCTTCTTTTTCCAGTTTACAGTGAATTGACTTCGGAAGAATTGAAAGCTTTTCAACCGGGGTGGATTTCATCGATAGAGAATTCTGAAATCACGCAGTCCTACGATCCTGAAAGTGCGACCATCAATTACAGATTTATTCCATTCCGCATCAATCCTCAATCTGGACGCGTGGAGAAGTTGGTTTCTTTCGATCTCGTGGCGATCACAGAACCCGAAGAGACTTATTCTTTCAAAACCAACAACTGGGCAGCGCATTCCGTATTGGCAAATGGTTCATGGGTTCGAATGCCCATTGCGGAATCAGGTCTCCATCGTGTAAAAGTTTCAGATTTGTCTTCAGGTGGATTGTCAATTGTGGGTGAACCAACCAGCGCATTGCAGCTCTATCACAATCCAGGTGGTAAACTCCCTCAGCGAATTTCTGATTTTCGATACGATGACTTGGCGCAAATAGCGATCCATATCGAAGATGGTGGGGATAATGTACTGGATGCGAATGATATGGTTTACTTCTACGCAGAAGGCCCACATAGTATTGATTACAACGTTAGCAATGATCGCCTTCAGCACGATTACAATGAATATTCGGAGAGGTCGTATGTGTATGCTACGGTAAACTCACAAGTGACGGGTATTCGCGTTGAAACTCAACCTTGGACAGGTGGAGCGGCAACGACTACTTCTACAGGTTTTGATGAGCTTCAGTTCCACGAATTGGATGAGCGTAACATCACCGGAACGGGGAGAGAGTGGTACGGCGAAGTGTTTGACTTCAATCTTAGCCGAACATTCAACTTTTCGTTTCCCAATCGCGTTCTTACTGAAGATGTCACGCTTTTAGCGCGAGGAGCAGCAAGTTCACCCGTTTCGGGTACACGTTTGGAATATGTGGAGAATGGAACGACTCAATTAGTGAGTACGTTTTCCCCTATTTTTTCTTCCATCGAATTTACAACGGCGGCTTCCCAAGTGAAGTTTTCAAGTCCGAATACGAACATTGACCTAACCGTAAATTACAATAGAGGGCAGAGTACGTCCTCTTCTGCTTATCTCGATTATATCTCTGTTCAAGCTCGAAGAAGTTGGATATATTCGACGGGAGGATTCATCGCTCGCGACTTGCAATCCATAGCTACCGCTAGTGTGGTTCAATATACATTGAGCGATAACTCCGCATGGGTTTGGGATGTTACCAATCCAATTCGTCCGTTCATGCCAGCAAGAGGTGTTAATGGAGAATGGCGCTCACATGGTGATTCACTTCGAACCTTTGCCGTATATCGTCCGGGTGATGCTATGTCTCCAGGCAAAATGGAAAAGGTTGCCAATCAAGACTTACACGGTATAGACGATGTGGATATGGTGATCATTTCACATCCTGAGTTCTACGACGAAGCCGTTCGCTTAGCTGATTTCCACGTTCAATATGATGGACTTACCACTGTGGTTGTGACTCCTCAGCAAGTGTACAATGAGTTCTCATGTGGCGCTCAAGACATCACTGCTATCCGCGATTTCATTCGCATGCTTTACAAGAGAAATGCAGATCCTCTGGATTACGTGTTATTGATGGGCGATGCTTCCTACGATTACAAGGATCGCGTTCCGAATAAGCAAAATTTCGTTCCTATTTATGAGTCTGTCAATTCAAACTCGCTGTATTCATCCTTTATGACCGACGATTATTTTGTTTGTGTGGGAGATAATGATGGGGTGAACGTGAGCGTGGAAAATTTGGATGTGATGATTGGAAGAATGCCTGTCAAATCCAAAGCAGAAGCAGAAGTTGCCGTATCGAAGATCATCGATTATAAAACCGCTCCAGAATCTTTTGGTGATTGGAGAAATCGTTTGGCATTTGTGTCGGATGATGCGGATGAAGCATGGGAAACGGTACTTACACAAGAACCCGAATACGTGGCTTCCATTGTAGATACTACCTATCCAGCTTTCAATATTGAGAAGATTTATTCCGACAGTTATACCCAAACGAGTTCTTCGGGTAGTCAATCTTATCCTGAAGCACGCGATGCGCTTTACCGTTCCGTACAGCGCGGAAATTTAGTGACTTCCTACACGGGGCACGGAGGAGAAGTGGGGTGGTCTTCTGAACGATTACTACAGCTAGCAGATATCGATAATTGGTCCAATGGTTTGAAGTTGCCGCTATTCATAACCATCACATGCGAATTCACTCGTTTGGACGATCCGTTTAGAACCTCGGCAGGTGAGCAACTTTACTTGAAGAGAGGCGGAGGAGCCATCGCTTTGATTTCAACCACTCGCGTGGTGTTTGTTCCGGGGGCCATTGCATTGAACAGAGCCGTGTCAGAACAACTGTTTGAGGAGGGGCAAAATGGATACCCAACCTTGGGGGAAGTGGTGCTCAACGCGAAGAATAGTGTAACTGATGGAGATAGGGTTCGGTTCAGTTTGATCGGCGATCCAGCGATTCGATTGAACATACCTATTCACCAAGTGGTATTGGACAGTTTGAATGGCGTGGATGTCAACACGGCACTCGACACGATAAAAGCTCGTGAATTGGTAACTCTCAGCGGACGAATCAACCGAAGCTCTGGGGCTTTTTATTCTGATTTCAACGGGGAATTGTCACTTACTGTATTTGATAAACCGGTGGAGCGAGAAACAAAGCGCAATGACGGAGTAGGTGTTATTGTTCCTTTTTCTCAGCAAGAGAATATCATTTACAAAGGTCTTGTTACGGTGGAAAATGGACTTTGGTCCACCGAATTTATTGTACCTCGCGATATCAATTTTGCCTATGGAAATGCCAAAATATCATTCTATGCAGAGAATGATGTAACGGATGCCATGGGTGCCGACAAGAATATCGTAGTTGGAGGCTTAGGAAATGCTCCATTTGTCGATACAGAGGGGCCTCGTATCCGACTCTTCATGAACGATACCAACTTCATTTCTGGAGGGACAACAGATGAAAATCCTATCGGACTTGCATTGCTGACGGATTCTTCGGGAATTAATGTAGTTGGAAATGGACTAGGTCATGATATAGTAGGTGTTCTAGACGGAGATGAAAGCAATACCTTTAAGCTAAATGCTTACTACGAAGCAGATGTAGACACCTACATTTCTGGAGTTGTGAATTATCCGTTCTTTAACTTGAGCAATGGCAGACATACCTTGATGGTTCGCGTTTGGGATGTGATGAATAATGTGAGTGAGGCCACCGTAAACTTTGTGGTTGCGGATCGAGATAACCTCGTTATTGGAGAATTATTCAACTACCCGAATCCTTTTACAGATCAGACTACTTTCAGTTTTGAGCACAACCGTCAAGGAGAAGAATTGGATGTAGAGTTGCATATCATGGATATGAGTGGTAGAATTGTTCATTCGCAACAGAAAACTTTAAACCCAGAGGGAAACAGAACCTTGGATATGACATGGGACGCTACAACGGGATCCGGAGCAAAAGTTTCATCCGGTGTATACGTTTTTAGGTTAGTTGTTCGTTCCAAGGCAGACGGAAGTGAAGCGCAGCTAAGTGAACGATTGGTGTACCTTCGATAGTCTTCCAACTTAACCACCTATATTTGTATCCTCAATCTAGAATTACACATGAAGATTAGCAGCCTATTATCAGGCATTTTAATACTTGGAGCTGGAGTTAGTGCACACGCTCAGACGTCAGCTTTTGGAGATCCGAATGTCGTTTCATCTGCAGTTCCAGTACTTGCAATTGGACCAGATGCTCGTCAGGGTGGTATGGCCAACGTTGGAGCGGCAACAGAAGTGGATGCAAATGCCATGTTCTGGAACACCTCCAAACTAGCCTTCATCGGTGATGGAAAAGTAGATTTGTCATTGAGCTATACGCCGTGGCTGAATAAACTGGTTCCAGACATCGACCTGTCTTATGTGAGCTTCGCAATGGGACTCGACGACAAGCAGGCCATCGGAGCATCCCTTCGTTATTTCTCGTTGGGAAATATCACGTTTAGAGATGAAAATGGTACCGA includes:
- the porU gene encoding type IX secretion system sortase PorU — protein: MKPILTLLAFVLSFFAIGQKHKLEWQVSEYIGGEEPVVYLTFEGASYNGSPMPNVSGSYSLPVASKSHLELLFPVYSELTSEELKAFQPGWISSIENSEITQSYDPESATINYRFIPFRINPQSGRVEKLVSFDLVAITEPEETYSFKTNNWAAHSVLANGSWVRMPIAESGLHRVKVSDLSSGGLSIVGEPTSALQLYHNPGGKLPQRISDFRYDDLAQIAIHIEDGGDNVLDANDMVYFYAEGPHSIDYNVSNDRLQHDYNEYSERSYVYATVNSQVTGIRVETQPWTGGAATTTSTGFDELQFHELDERNITGTGREWYGEVFDFNLSRTFNFSFPNRVLTEDVTLLARGAASSPVSGTRLEYVENGTTQLVSTFSPIFSSIEFTTAASQVKFSSPNTNIDLTVNYNRGQSTSSSAYLDYISVQARRSWIYSTGGFIARDLQSIATASVVQYTLSDNSAWVWDVTNPIRPFMPARGVNGEWRSHGDSLRTFAVYRPGDAMSPGKMEKVANQDLHGIDDVDMVIISHPEFYDEAVRLADFHVQYDGLTTVVVTPQQVYNEFSCGAQDITAIRDFIRMLYKRNADPLDYVLLMGDASYDYKDRVPNKQNFVPIYESVNSNSLYSSFMTDDYFVCVGDNDGVNVSVENLDVMIGRMPVKSKAEAEVAVSKIIDYKTAPESFGDWRNRLAFVSDDADEAWETVLTQEPEYVASIVDTTYPAFNIEKIYSDSYTQTSSSGSQSYPEARDALYRSVQRGNLVTSYTGHGGEVGWSSERLLQLADIDNWSNGLKLPLFITITCEFTRLDDPFRTSAGEQLYLKRGGGAIALISTTRVVFVPGAIALNRAVSEQLFEEGQNGYPTLGEVVLNAKNSVTDGDRVRFSLIGDPAIRLNIPIHQVVLDSLNGVDVNTALDTIKARELVTLSGRINRSSGAFYSDFNGELSLTVFDKPVERETKRNDGVGVIVPFSQQENIIYKGLVTVENGLWSTEFIVPRDINFAYGNAKISFYAENDVTDAMGADKNIVVGGLGNAPFVDTEGPRIRLFMNDTNFISGGTTDENPIGLALLTDSSGINVVGNGLGHDIVGVLDGDESNTFKLNAYYEADVDTYISGVVNYPFFNLSNGRHTLMVRVWDVMNNVSEATVNFVVADRDNLVIGELFNYPNPFTDQTTFSFEHNRQGEELDVELHIMDMSGRIVHSQQKTLNPEGNRTLDMTWDATTGSGAKVSSGVYVFRLVVRSKADGSEAQLSERLVYLR